TATAGCTACGTGCGAAATGACCGTCAATTCAGGCGGAATGACGGCGCAGGCTTCACACAAAGAAACGGCCGGTCTGCTGCAGGCGAGAGATCCTCCGTTTGATAGGACAGGTTATTCAGACTCCTTCCTTACTTTACTGCTTCGCGTACCCGTTTGCAAAAAGAAAATTCGTCTTCAGGCACAGCAGTTCTCAATTCAGTCCCCTGTAGGCGGCAATGGTCAGATAATTCATATAACTGCTTGATTTCAGCGAATAAATATCATTGACAAGCCGGTGCAGGGGAGGCATTCCCTCCTTGCCGTAATTCCGGCTGACACACTCCCAAATATCCTTACCGGTCACATATTCATAGCCGAGGAGACGGAATTCCTCCGCTTTGCTGATGCACATGGCCTCGATTTCTTCACTAAGCTCGTCATATGTCCATGGCTGCGATTCCACGTGTAAGCACCTCCAAAGATTCCTCATTTATGTATGCTCAGTGGTACGTATTCGACCCTGCCTTCCCGCTTTCCTGCTTACCGCCAAAAACTTGTCCTGGGAATGCTTGTCATGGAGTCCACCTGTACCTGCATATCCTTATACAAGCCTTCCTCGGCAGAACGACGGCTTAGGCGCAGTGTCATTTCATTCAGGGAAGAAGGAATGCCCTTTGAGGAAACAGAGCTTTATTCAAGGAACCATCATTCTGCTGTGCGCCGGTATCATTAACCGGATGCTTGGCTTCATTCCCCGGATTGCCCTGCCGCGGATCATCGGCGCTGAAGGGGTGGGGCTGTATCAGCTGGGATATCCTTTTTTCATTGTGCTGATCACAGTCATTACCGGCGGACTGCCGCTCGCTGTAGCCAA
This region of Paenibacillus sp. FSL K6-1096 genomic DNA includes:
- a CDS encoding post-transcriptional regulator — its product is MESQPWTYDELSEEIEAMCISKAEEFRLLGYEYVTGKDIWECVSRNYGKEGMPPLHRLVNDIYSLKSSSYMNYLTIAAYRGLN